A region of Leptotrichia massiliensis DNA encodes the following proteins:
- a CDS encoding sensor histidine kinase → MKIKGIKFKNKIFIKLLSYFGLSLLLFSIVIGSIFGYIYIQNTVSLHKKDLVERAYKISTTLSKMWFEDGNENLENKDRKPPSKETSSEKPVRREKPKIVGNINGKAFENNVIENIRKNETEKSPEEKNSKKLLDEKHFHRHRIVDEKDNNVKIFRSMRMIEDIAMGEVWIVDAKTGNIVQGRNEKGQPFSYLKLPPNAEETIKKAISGETTTTENFNDYLNENSITVAVPIKNGETIEGVVLLHSPVKYMSSALKSGIYTLIFSILAALILASISAVWLSISFTKPLNKIRDTTTELAKGNYEVTTQIKQSDEIGELAKSIDKLALQLDKSSKESERFEKMRQNFIANISHELRTPITVIRGSIEAICDGVISNPEQLKDYNEQILSDSIHLQRLVNDLIDLTKLQNTDFSIDKSTINLFEIINDAVRSMKQISTKKGVKINFSAENAIEEDRYLFVGDYQRIRQMIIIVLDNAIKFSNENQKVDILLKKENKKYELKICDSGRGIDPENIGEIFNRYHKSNTEENKNGMGLGLAIAKEIALRHNIEIFVKSVPNIKTVFTFLIPLNDSQ, encoded by the coding sequence GTGAAAATAAAAGGCATAAAATTTAAAAATAAAATATTCATAAAATTACTTTCATATTTTGGATTGTCGCTTTTGTTATTTTCCATTGTGATTGGGAGCATTTTTGGATATATTTATATTCAAAATACTGTTAGTTTACATAAGAAAGATTTGGTTGAAAGAGCTTATAAGATTTCAACAACTCTTTCAAAAATGTGGTTTGAAGACGGAAATGAGAATCTTGAGAATAAAGACAGGAAACCCCCATCAAAGGAAACTTCTTCTGAAAAGCCAGTTAGGAGAGAAAAACCTAAAATTGTAGGAAATATAAATGGAAAAGCATTTGAAAACAATGTTATTGAAAATATACGGAAAAATGAAACTGAAAAAAGTCCAGAAGAAAAAAATTCTAAAAAATTACTAGATGAAAAACATTTTCATAGACATAGAATTGTGGATGAGAAGGACAATAATGTCAAAATATTTAGAAGTATGCGAATGATTGAGGACATTGCGATGGGAGAAGTCTGGATAGTGGATGCAAAAACAGGAAATATTGTGCAGGGAAGAAATGAGAAGGGACAACCGTTTTCATATCTGAAATTACCTCCAAATGCAGAAGAAACTATTAAAAAAGCTATTTCTGGAGAAACAACTACGACAGAAAATTTTAATGATTACTTAAATGAAAATTCAATAACAGTAGCAGTTCCAATAAAAAATGGTGAAACAATTGAAGGAGTCGTGCTCCTTCATTCTCCAGTAAAATATATGTCTTCAGCATTAAAAAGCGGTATTTATACTCTTATTTTCAGTATCTTGGCGGCTCTAATCCTTGCAAGTATAAGTGCGGTCTGGCTTTCCATAAGCTTTACAAAGCCACTTAATAAAATTCGTGATACAACAACAGAATTGGCAAAGGGAAATTATGAAGTAACAACACAGATAAAACAGAGCGATGAAATTGGGGAACTTGCAAAAAGTATTGATAAACTGGCACTTCAACTAGATAAAAGCTCAAAAGAAAGTGAACGTTTTGAAAAAATGCGGCAAAATTTTATTGCAAATATTTCTCACGAACTGCGAACGCCGATTACAGTGATTCGTGGTTCAATAGAAGCCATTTGCGATGGAGTTATAAGTAATCCTGAGCAGCTAAAGGATTATAATGAACAGATTTTATCAGATAGTATTCATCTGCAAAGGCTGGTTAATGATTTGATAGATTTGACGAAACTTCAAAATACAGATTTTTCCATTGATAAAAGTACAATAAATTTATTTGAAATTATAAATGACGCTGTGAGAAGCATGAAACAGATTTCAACTAAAAAAGGTGTGAAAATAAATTTTTCTGCTGAAAATGCAATTGAAGAAGACAGGTATCTTTTTGTTGGTGATTATCAGCGGATTCGGCAAATGATAATAATTGTTCTGGATAACGCAATAAAATTTTCTAATGAAAATCAGAAAGTTGATATTTTGTTAAAAAAAGAGAATAAAAAGTACGAGCTTAAAATATGTGACAGTGGAAGAGGTATTGATCCTGAAAATATTGGAGAAATTTTTAACCGTTATCATAAGTCAAATACTGAGGAAAATAAAAATGGAATGGGATTGGGACTTGCAATTGCAAAAGAAATAGCTTTACGGCATAATATTGAAATTTTTGTAAAAAGTGTGCCTAATATTAAAACCGTATTCACATTTTTAATTCCACTAAATGACTCGCAGTAA
- a CDS encoding subtype B tannase, producing MRKKLIILSLLVSAFSMAADNKKGLVDSSKNHKNVEVNKNEDKKPQMGAPMNKKVITEDMITNKTENGYNLNFDVNKNYTAKTATVNGKTVTYRAYENIVYVAKPVDIAYQTINIYIPEEYFKNRSVGKYNAKSAPIFFPNTVGGYMPGAAGVPGNARDGKPDASLVALLNGYVVASPGARGRTLEKDGKYTGKAPAVIVDLKAAVRYLRYNDTRMPGRADRIISNGTSAGGAVSALLGAAGNSRDYEPYLKEIGALNVRDDIYAVSAYCPITNLDNANTAYEWMFNDVKTYKKIEISMLDYNVERTYTEGTLTDDEILRSNDLKKMFPTYLNSLKLKCKNGKLLTLDENGNGSFKEQIKQYYIDSANVALKKGTDLSEFEFLTIKNGKVVDLDYDKYVAYMGRQKTPGAFDNVDLSTGENNEFGDETTNNKHFTEYMLEHSTVNGTMADKKIIKMMNPMNYIANSKVKYWRIRHGAVDKDTSLAIPAILAIKLENLGKKVDFASPWATPHSGDYDLDELFSWMDKVVAEGR from the coding sequence ATGAGAAAAAAATTAATTATCTTAAGTTTATTGGTTTCCGCTTTTTCAATGGCTGCTGATAATAAAAAAGGATTAGTAGATTCTAGTAAAAATCATAAAAATGTTGAAGTAAATAAGAATGAAGATAAAAAGCCACAAATGGGAGCACCTATGAATAAAAAAGTAATAACCGAAGATATGATAACAAATAAAACAGAAAATGGTTATAATTTAAATTTTGATGTAAATAAGAATTATACGGCGAAAACAGCGACTGTTAATGGGAAAACGGTTACTTATCGTGCTTATGAAAATATAGTTTATGTTGCAAAACCAGTTGATATTGCTTATCAGACTATAAATATTTATATTCCAGAAGAATATTTTAAAAATAGGTCAGTTGGAAAATACAATGCAAAAAGTGCACCAATATTTTTCCCAAATACAGTAGGAGGATATATGCCTGGAGCGGCTGGAGTGCCTGGAAATGCAAGAGATGGAAAACCTGATGCTTCATTAGTTGCATTATTAAATGGATATGTTGTGGCAAGTCCTGGAGCTAGAGGTAGAACTTTGGAAAAAGATGGGAAGTATACTGGAAAGGCACCTGCTGTAATTGTAGATTTGAAGGCAGCTGTGAGATATTTGCGATATAATGATACTAGAATGCCAGGAAGAGCGGATAGAATTATTTCCAATGGGACAAGTGCTGGAGGAGCTGTTTCGGCTTTACTTGGTGCAGCTGGGAATAGTAGAGATTATGAACCGTATCTAAAGGAAATTGGTGCATTGAATGTAAGAGATGATATTTACGCTGTGTCAGCTTATTGTCCAATAACTAACTTGGATAATGCGAATACAGCTTACGAATGGATGTTTAACGATGTAAAAACATATAAAAAGATAGAGATTTCAATGTTAGACTACAATGTGGAAAGAACATATACTGAGGGTACGTTGACTGATGATGAAATTTTACGTTCAAATGATTTGAAGAAAATGTTTCCTACCTATTTAAACAGTCTAAAATTAAAATGTAAAAATGGGAAACTTTTAACATTGGATGAAAATGGAAATGGAAGTTTTAAGGAGCAGATTAAGCAATATTACATTGATTCTGCAAATGTCGCTTTGAAGAAAGGGACTGATTTATCGGAATTTGAATTTTTGACAATAAAAAATGGGAAAGTTGTAGATTTAGATTATGATAAATATGTGGCTTATATGGGTAGACAAAAAACACCTGGAGCGTTTGACAATGTGGATTTATCAACTGGAGAAAACAATGAGTTTGGAGACGAAACTACGAACAATAAGCATTTTACGGAATACATGTTGGAACACTCGACAGTAAATGGAACTATGGCTGATAAAAAAATCATAAAAATGATGAATCCAATGAACTACATTGCAAATTCGAAAGTAAAATACTGGAGAATAAGACATGGTGCGGTTGACAAGGATACTTCACTTGCAATACCTGCGATACTTGCTATAAAACTCGAAAATCTTGGGAAAAAAGTTGATTTTGCATCGCCTTGGGCAACTCCACATTCTGGAGATTATGATTTAGATGAGTTATTTAGCTGGATGGATAAGGTTGTAGCAGAAGGAAGATAG
- the rplQ gene encoding 50S ribosomal protein L17, with the protein MNHNKSYRKLGRRTDHRLAMLKNMTISLVEHEQLETTVTRAKELRKFAEKAITLGKKYNNSTDAARRVHLRRQAFAFLRNEGAVAKIFNEIAPKYAERNGGYTRIIKTAVRRGDSAELAIIELV; encoded by the coding sequence ATGAATCATAATAAATCATATAGAAAACTAGGTAGAAGAACTGATCATAGATTAGCTATGCTTAAAAATATGACAATTTCTTTAGTAGAACATGAGCAACTTGAAACAACAGTAACTCGTGCTAAAGAATTAAGAAAGTTTGCTGAAAAAGCAATTACTTTAGGGAAAAAATATAATAATTCGACTGATGCGGCAAGAAGAGTGCATTTGAGAAGACAAGCTTTTGCATTTTTAAGAAATGAAGGAGCAGTTGCAAAAATCTTTAATGAAATTGCACCTAAATATGCTGAAAGAAATGGTGGTTATACAAGAATCATCAAAACTGCTGTTAGACGTGGAGATTCAGCTGAATTGGCAATTATTGAATTAGTATAA
- a CDS encoding DNA-directed RNA polymerase subunit alpha: protein MLNIEKIAKNVRLTEEKEDNYTAKYTLEPLYRGYGNTIGNALRRILLSSIPGTAIKGIKIEGVLNEFSTIEGVKEAVTDIILNVKEIVVEADEPGEKKMTLSVKGPAVITAADIHVEPGLRIINPEQVIMTVTTDRQIDIEFLVDSGEGFVVSDEINTDGWPIGYLAVDAIYTPIKRVNYSVEDTMVGRVTNYDKLILEIATDGSIEIKDALSYAVELLTWHLEPFTNIGNSMSKYRDSEDELAEADAENENNIEDMKIEELDFTVRSYNCLKKAGVNTISDLTSMTYNELLKIKNLGKKSLNEIIDKMKELGYDLGDNQSNDE, encoded by the coding sequence TTGTTAAATATTGAAAAAATAGCTAAAAATGTAAGATTAACTGAAGAAAAAGAAGATAATTATACAGCAAAATACACACTAGAGCCTTTATACAGAGGGTATGGAAATACTATTGGAAATGCACTTAGAAGAATATTGTTATCCTCAATTCCAGGAACTGCAATAAAAGGAATTAAAATTGAAGGTGTGTTAAATGAATTTTCTACAATAGAAGGTGTAAAAGAAGCAGTTACAGATATTATTTTAAATGTGAAAGAAATAGTAGTTGAAGCTGATGAGCCTGGTGAAAAGAAAATGACACTTTCAGTAAAAGGACCAGCTGTAATTACAGCAGCAGATATCCATGTAGAACCTGGATTAAGAATTATAAATCCTGAACAAGTTATTATGACTGTTACAACTGATAGACAAATTGACATAGAATTTCTTGTTGATTCTGGAGAAGGATTTGTAGTTTCTGATGAAATTAATACTGATGGATGGCCAATAGGATATTTGGCAGTTGATGCGATTTATACACCTATCAAGAGAGTAAATTATAGTGTTGAAGATACGATGGTTGGACGTGTTACAAATTATGACAAGTTAATTTTGGAAATTGCTACAGATGGAAGTATTGAAATTAAAGACGCTTTATCTTATGCAGTAGAGTTATTAACTTGGCATTTGGAGCCGTTTACAAATATTGGAAACAGTATGAGCAAATACAGAGATAGTGAAGATGAATTAGCAGAAGCTGATGCTGAAAATGAAAATAATATTGAAGATATGAAAATTGAAGAACTTGACTTTACAGTACGTTCTTATAACTGCTTGAAGAAAGCAGGAGTAAATACAATTTCAGACTTAACTTCAATGACATATAATGAATTATTGAAAATTAAGAATTTAGGGAAAAAATCACTAAATGAAATTATCGATAAAATGAAAGAACTTGGTTATGATTTAGGTGATAATCAAAGTAATGATGAGTAA
- the rpsD gene encoding 30S ribosomal protein S4: MARDRQPVLKRCRNLGLDPIVLGVNKKSNRNIRPNANRKLTEYGTQQREKQKVKFVYGVMEKQFYKLYEEATRKEGVTGELLLQYLERRLDNVIYRLGFGATRRQARQIVSHGHILINGKRVNIASYRVKQGDVITVKEDSKELALIKESVGQKTVPGWLSLEEGALTAKVLENPGRDAVDFEVDEAMIIEFYSR, from the coding sequence ATGGCAAGAGATAGACAGCCTGTGTTAAAAAGATGTAGAAATCTTGGTTTAGATCCTATTGTTTTAGGGGTAAACAAAAAATCAAATAGAAATATTAGACCAAATGCAAATAGAAAATTAACTGAATACGGAACACAACAAAGAGAAAAACAAAAAGTAAAATTTGTTTATGGAGTAATGGAAAAACAATTTTATAAATTATATGAAGAAGCAACAAGAAAAGAAGGAGTAACAGGGGAACTTTTACTTCAATATCTTGAAAGAAGATTAGATAATGTAATTTACAGATTAGGATTTGGTGCTACAAGAAGACAAGCAAGACAAATCGTAAGTCACGGACATATTTTAATTAATGGAAAAAGAGTAAATATTGCATCATATAGAGTAAAACAAGGTGATGTAATTACTGTTAAAGAAGATTCTAAAGAATTAGCTTTAATTAAAGAGTCTGTTGGACAAAAAACAGTTCCAGGATGGTTATCACTTGAAGAAGGAGCTTTGACAGCTAAAGTGTTAGAAAATCCAGGAAGAGATGCAGTTGACTTTGAAGTTGACGAAGCGATGATTATCGAGTTCTACTCTAGATAA
- the rpsK gene encoding 30S ribosomal protein S11 codes for MAKRPATSKKKKLKNIPNGIAYIHSTFNNTVVTITDSEGKVVIWKSGGTSGFKGTKKGTPFAAQIAAEQAAQVAIENGMKQIEIKIKGPGSGREASIRSIQATGLEVTRIVDITPVPHNGARPPKKRRP; via the coding sequence GTGGCAAAAAGACCAGCAACTTCAAAAAAGAAAAAACTAAAAAATATTCCTAATGGAATCGCATATATACATTCTACTTTTAACAATACTGTTGTTACTATAACAGATTCAGAAGGTAAAGTAGTAATTTGGAAATCAGGAGGAACTTCAGGGTTCAAAGGAACTAAAAAAGGAACTCCATTTGCAGCTCAAATAGCAGCTGAACAAGCAGCTCAAGTTGCAATTGAAAACGGAATGAAACAAATCGAAATCAAAATAAAAGGACCTGGATCTGGAAGAGAAGCTTCTATAAGATCAATACAGGCTACTGGATTAGAAGTAACAAGAATAGTTGATATAACTCCAGTACCTCATAATGGTGCAAGACCACCTAAAAAGAGAAGACCGTAA
- the rpsM gene encoding 30S ribosomal protein S13, whose amino-acid sequence MARIAGVDIPRNKRVEVSLTYIFGIGRSTSNKILGATGIDRDTKVKDLTEEQVAQLRNAVEEYKIEGELRKEIRLNIKRLLDIKSYRGLRHRNGLPVRGQKTKTNARTRKGPVRMAIAKKK is encoded by the coding sequence TTGGCTAGAATAGCAGGAGTAGATATTCCAAGAAATAAAAGAGTAGAAGTTTCTTTAACTTATATTTTTGGAATTGGTAGAAGCACTTCAAACAAAATTTTAGGAGCAACTGGTATCGACAGAGATACTAAAGTAAAAGATTTGACAGAAGAACAAGTAGCACAATTGAGAAACGCTGTAGAAGAGTACAAAATTGAAGGTGAGTTAAGAAAAGAAATTAGACTTAACATCAAACGTCTACTTGATATTAAGAGTTACAGAGGATTAAGACATAGAAATGGATTACCTGTAAGAGGACAAAAAACTAAAACAAATGCAAGAACTAGAAAAGGGCCAGTTAGAATGGCAATTGCTAAGAAAAAATAA
- the rpmJ gene encoding 50S ribosomal protein L36, whose product MKVKASVKPICDKCKIVKRHGKVRVICENPKHKQIQG is encoded by the coding sequence GTGAAAGTAAAAGCTTCAGTAAAACCTATTTGTGACAAATGTAAAATTGTTAAACGTCACGGAAAAGTAAGAGTAATATGCGAAAACCCTAAACACAAACAAATACAAGGATAA
- the infA gene encoding translation initiation factor IF-1 encodes MAKQDVLELEGEIIEALPNAMFQVRLENGHEVLGHISGKMRMNYIKILPGDKVTVEVSPYDLSRGRIVYRKK; translated from the coding sequence ATGGCAAAACAGGATGTTCTTGAGCTGGAAGGTGAAATAATTGAAGCATTACCAAATGCAATGTTTCAAGTAAGGCTTGAAAATGGACACGAAGTTTTAGGACATATCTCAGGGAAAATGAGAATGAACTATATAAAAATTTTGCCAGGAGATAAGGTGACGGTGGAAGTTTCTCCGTATGACTTGTCAAGAGGCAGAATTGTATATAGAAAAAAATAA
- a CDS encoding class I SAM-dependent methyltransferase: MSHYFSEKQEVKSDRKIIKYEIKNKKFEFVTDNGVFSKTKVDFGTDVMLKVFLRENLNRKSQKFDVLDIGCGYGVVSVVIKSFFENARTVSSDVNERALDLTRENLLKNGVVKAENDDFEVRKSFVFDNISEKFDVILSNPPIRAGKQTIFQIYEQSFEHLNENGEFYCVIQTKHGAKSTQRKLEEVFGNCETLEINAGYRIFRSVKK; the protein is encoded by the coding sequence ATGAGCCATTACTTTTCAGAAAAGCAGGAAGTAAAATCGGATAGAAAAATAATAAAATATGAAATAAAAAATAAAAAATTTGAGTTTGTAACAGATAATGGAGTATTTTCAAAGACAAAGGTAGATTTCGGAACTGATGTTATGTTAAAAGTTTTTTTGAGAGAAAATTTGAATAGGAAAAGTCAAAAGTTTGATGTGCTGGATATTGGTTGTGGATATGGAGTTGTATCAGTTGTTATAAAGTCTTTTTTTGAAAATGCTAGAACTGTTTCATCAGATGTGAATGAGCGGGCATTGGATCTTACTAGGGAAAATCTTTTAAAAAATGGAGTTGTAAAGGCTGAAAATGACGATTTTGAAGTGAGAAAATCTTTTGTATTTGATAATATTTCTGAAAAGTTTGATGTAATTTTGTCTAATCCACCAATTCGAGCTGGAAAGCAAACAATTTTTCAAATTTATGAACAAAGTTTCGAGCATTTAAATGAAAATGGAGAATTTTATTGTGTAATTCAGACAAAGCACGGAGCGAAAAGTACACAGAGAAAGCTGGAAGAAGTTTTTGGCAATTGTGAAACTCTCGAAATTAATGCGGGGTATAGAATTTTTAGAAGTGTTAAGAAATAG
- a CDS encoding heavy-metal-associated domain-containing protein — MIKKLVEIEGMHCENCAKKVEDVLYGLPEVENVEVNLSNKNAKVTLNEEVDDLLIADVVNGAGHYKVKDVTEIS, encoded by the coding sequence ATGATTAAAAAACTTGTTGAAATAGAAGGAATGCATTGTGAAAACTGTGCTAAAAAAGTAGAAGATGTTTTATACGGACTGCCAGAAGTGGAAAATGTGGAAGTAAACCTTTCTAATAAAAATGCAAAAGTTACTTTAAACGAAGAAGTTGACGATTTGCTGATAGCAGATGTGGTAAATGGTGCTGGACATTATAAAGTGAAGGATGTTACAGAAATTTCTTAA
- a CDS encoding glutamate-5-semialdehyde dehydrogenase, whose translation MNYIEELGKKAKAASRELLKIGTKTKNDVLFAIADELINKKEEIKAANKIDMENGKKNGMAFSLLDRMELTDSRIEGMAQSLREMAMFPDPIGEVVTGWNHKNGMNIAKKRVPLGVIGMIYESRPNVTVDAAGLAIKSSNAIILRGSEDALNSNIYLNNLLNRVADAHGLPKNTVQLVEKPERELVKDLIRADKYIDVIIPRGGKGLKRFIIENATIPMIETGAGICHIFVDETADIKQALPIIENAKVQRPSVCNAIETTLIHENIAKAILPELTEMLLKDGVELRYSKEALEIVGNRNDVKLATEEDFGAEYLDLIMSLKLVKNIEEAIEYINNHGTHHSDSILTKSIENAEKFLNEVDSANVYLNASTRFSDGGEFGFGGEIGISTQKLHARGPMGIRELTTTKYVIRGEGQIRE comes from the coding sequence ATGAATTATATAGAAGAACTTGGGAAAAAAGCAAAAGCCGCTTCAAGGGAGCTTTTGAAAATTGGAACAAAAACAAAAAATGATGTATTGTTTGCAATTGCAGATGAATTAATAAACAAAAAAGAAGAAATAAAGGCTGCGAACAAAATAGATATGGAAAATGGTAAGAAAAATGGAATGGCATTTTCCTTGCTGGATAGAATGGAGCTTACAGACAGCAGAATTGAAGGAATGGCTCAAAGTCTGCGTGAAATGGCTATGTTTCCAGATCCAATTGGAGAAGTCGTTACAGGATGGAATCATAAAAATGGAATGAATATTGCTAAAAAGAGAGTTCCCCTTGGAGTAATCGGAATGATTTACGAATCTCGTCCAAACGTTACAGTAGATGCGGCAGGACTTGCAATAAAATCTTCAAATGCGATAATTTTACGTGGGTCAGAAGATGCCCTGAATTCAAATATTTATTTGAATAATTTATTAAATAGGGTTGCAGATGCTCACGGATTGCCAAAAAATACAGTTCAACTTGTAGAAAAGCCAGAAAGGGAACTTGTGAAGGACTTAATTCGTGCAGATAAGTATATTGATGTAATTATCCCAAGAGGGGGAAAAGGATTAAAAAGATTTATCATAGAAAACGCAACAATTCCAATGATAGAAACAGGTGCAGGAATCTGTCACATCTTTGTGGACGAAACAGCCGATATAAAACAGGCATTACCAATTATCGAAAATGCCAAAGTACAACGTCCAAGCGTATGTAATGCCATTGAAACAACACTTATCCACGAGAACATTGCAAAAGCAATCTTGCCAGAATTAACAGAAATGCTTTTAAAAGATGGTGTGGAGCTAAGGTACAGCAAAGAAGCATTAGAAATTGTTGGAAACAGAAATGATGTAAAATTGGCAACAGAAGAAGATTTTGGGGCTGAATATCTAGATTTAATAATGTCACTAAAATTAGTTAAAAACATAGAAGAAGCAATTGAATACATAAATAATCATGGAACGCACCATTCTGACTCAATTTTGACAAAATCTATAGAAAATGCTGAAAAATTCCTAAACGAAGTAGATTCAGCCAACGTTTATTTAAACGCTTCAACAAGATTTTCCGACGGAGGGGAATTTGGCTTTGGTGGAGAAATTGGAATTTCCACACAAAAACTGCATGCTCGTGGGCCTATGGGAATAAGAGAGCTGACTACGACAAAGTATGTGATTAGGGGAGAAGGTCAAATAAGGGAATAG
- the proB gene encoding glutamate 5-kinase has protein sequence MRNSNTREEILDNIQRIVVKVGTSTLTTEDGHLDIEKIKKIVLELSNLQDKGYDVILVTSGAVGAGMGLLNISEKPKTLAEKQMLSAVGQVSLMQIYQTLFKEHNKIIGQLLLTKEEFSNRKRYLNMRNVCNAFLKRKIIPIINENDAIVSNALKIKVGDNDTMSALVSGLIDADLLIILSDIDGLYNKNPRKYEDANLIHMVGDINEDIKQMAGAEGSKFGTGGMITKIIAAEMVTKIGTSLVIASGDDPKNITRIVEKENIGTLFVKKNKKISLRKYWLAYGPNKEGSLTIDNGAKVALKNGNSLLSVGIKSVEGNFDKGAVIEIEDLEGKVIATGISNYSSEEINLIKGIKSENIEEMLGYKYDDAVIHIDNVVIRK, from the coding sequence ATGAGAAATAGTAATACAAGAGAAGAAATTTTAGACAATATACAGAGGATAGTTGTGAAAGTTGGAACTTCTACACTTACAACAGAGGATGGTCATCTAGATATTGAAAAGATAAAGAAAATTGTACTAGAACTAAGTAATTTACAAGATAAAGGGTATGATGTAATACTTGTGACTTCTGGTGCAGTTGGAGCTGGAATGGGACTTCTTAATATAAGCGAAAAGCCTAAAACTTTGGCAGAAAAGCAGATGCTGTCAGCAGTTGGGCAAGTTTCACTTATGCAAATTTATCAAACTCTTTTTAAAGAGCATAATAAGATAATCGGACAATTATTGTTGACAAAAGAGGAATTTTCCAATAGAAAAAGATACTTGAATATGAGAAATGTTTGTAATGCTTTTTTGAAAAGGAAAATTATACCAATTATAAATGAAAATGATGCAATTGTGTCTAATGCATTGAAAATAAAGGTTGGGGACAATGATACAATGTCAGCGCTTGTTTCGGGATTAATTGATGCTGATTTACTTATAATTTTGTCGGATATTGATGGGCTTTATAATAAAAATCCTAGAAAATATGAGGATGCGAACCTGATTCATATGGTTGGAGATATTAATGAAGACATAAAGCAGATGGCAGGTGCAGAAGGTTCAAAATTTGGAACTGGCGGAATGATAACAAAAATCATCGCTGCGGAAATGGTAACAAAAATTGGAACAAGCCTTGTAATTGCTAGTGGAGATGATCCTAAAAATATAACTAGAATAGTTGAAAAAGAAAATATAGGAACACTTTTTGTGAAAAAAAATAAAAAAATTAGTCTAAGAAAATACTGGCTGGCATACGGACCTAATAAGGAAGGTTCGTTAACAATTGACAATGGTGCAAAAGTAGCATTAAAGAATGGAAATAGTTTATTGTCTGTTGGGATAAAGTCTGTTGAGGGGAATTTTGACAAGGGGGCAGTTATCGAAATAGAAGATTTAGAAGGAAAAGTTATCGCAACTGGAATTTCAAATTATTCATCAGAGGAAATAAACCTTATAAAAGGCATAAAAAGTGAAAATATAGAGGAAATGCTGGGCTACAAATATGATGACGCTGTGATTCATATTGATAATGTGGTTATTAGAAAATAA